The Streptomyces sp. NBC_00224 genome has a window encoding:
- a CDS encoding acyltransferase family protein: protein MSTTPELSRPSTSAAATHEGRWDKLPSLTGMRFLAATAVLLCHFSLYIRGNPDFWRNLGQVAVSFFFVLSGFVLTWSAKPGTPARAVWRARAAKIFPNHLVVGAAHAGLMLLTGKAIVAAQILPTATLTQSWIPGFNLTTAVSPVSWTLSCEVFFYLSFPLMLTWIRRIPPRFLWCTAAVLVAVIFTLPVIAEHYIPNGQPMSPLLPYLDNDAWFVDFFPLARALEFALGMVLAHIVAAGKWVQLGMAPATVLLVLGYWMSMGSGLYSFAAATVVPIGMLICAAAVADIEGRPSPLRHPYFVRLGEISFALYLVHKPVIDYGAKVLGIPHFSGLALVDQITVLAPMFAVSLLLAWLLYVAVERPAMRLWGRRRAGRTGRHKSVCRDCPSLR, encoded by the coding sequence ATGTCCACCACACCCGAACTCTCACGGCCGAGCACCTCGGCCGCGGCGACGCACGAAGGCCGCTGGGACAAGCTTCCGAGTCTCACCGGAATGCGCTTCCTGGCCGCGACCGCCGTTCTGCTCTGCCACTTCTCCCTCTACATCCGCGGCAACCCGGACTTCTGGCGCAACCTCGGCCAGGTGGCCGTCTCGTTCTTCTTCGTCCTCAGCGGCTTCGTCCTCACCTGGTCGGCCAAGCCCGGCACTCCGGCACGGGCCGTCTGGCGCGCGCGAGCGGCGAAGATCTTCCCCAATCACCTGGTCGTCGGAGCGGCCCACGCGGGTCTGATGCTCCTGACGGGCAAAGCGATCGTCGCGGCCCAGATCCTTCCCACGGCGACCCTCACACAGTCGTGGATTCCCGGCTTCAACCTGACGACGGCCGTCAGCCCCGTGAGCTGGACCCTCTCCTGCGAGGTGTTCTTCTACCTCTCGTTCCCCCTGATGCTGACGTGGATACGCCGCATCCCCCCGAGATTCCTGTGGTGCACGGCAGCGGTCCTGGTCGCGGTCATCTTCACCCTGCCGGTCATCGCCGAGCACTACATCCCGAACGGGCAGCCGATGTCCCCGCTGCTGCCCTACCTCGACAACGACGCCTGGTTCGTCGACTTCTTCCCGCTCGCGCGCGCCCTCGAATTCGCCCTCGGGATGGTGCTCGCCCACATCGTCGCGGCCGGGAAGTGGGTCCAACTCGGCATGGCGCCGGCCACCGTCCTGCTCGTTCTCGGCTACTGGATGTCGATGGGATCCGGACTGTATTCCTTCGCCGCCGCCACGGTCGTCCCGATCGGCATGCTGATCTGCGCGGCAGCGGTGGCCGACATCGAGGGGCGCCCTTCCCCGCTGCGCCACCCGTACTTCGTCCGGCTCGGTGAGATCTCCTTCGCCCTGTACCTGGTGCACAAACCGGTCATCGACTACGGCGCCAAGGTGCTCGGCATCCCGCACTTCAGCGGCCTGGCCCTGGTGGACCAGATCACCGTCCTGGCCCCCATGTTCGCCGTGTCGCTGCTGCTGGCCTGGCTGTTGTACGTCGCGGTGGAACGCCCCGCCATGCGTCTCTGGGGCCGGCGCCGCGCGGGCCGTACCGGACGGCACAAGAGTGTGTGCCGGGACTGCCCGTCCCTGCGCTGA